From one Paenibacillus sp. FSL K6-1330 genomic stretch:
- a CDS encoding GIY-YIG nuclease family protein, which produces MKTKIQELPLSPGVYLMRDSRGTVIYVGKSKSLKKRVQSYFYNNKSHSPKVKKLVQHIKDLEHIVTDTEFEAFMLECRLIQDLKPMYNRKMKNPLGYSYIVLRQKRDWRWLEITDTLDEGGHDCSRFFGPYTASRHSLEHAVQKVKECCKIACNHTPAASSANTPCLNYSIGLCLGKCLGGETGRQFDEIMDRFIALLQGDDRSLYDEMERNMLDAAERFDFEQAAKYRDGMEAVNFLLSKRHVIEFAEENHSIVVYEYLDEDTIKLFLIKGNVVLHSERCSVATTVDMESLRQRVKALILSYFTRDMECDATEVTREDIDAAQIIYSYLQSSACSYLVLQDSWIEEGGEPDMEAALRNFLNNYVVSS; this is translated from the coding sequence ATGAAAACAAAAATACAAGAGTTGCCGCTGTCGCCGGGCGTATATCTCATGAGAGATTCGCGGGGAACGGTCATTTACGTTGGCAAATCCAAAAGTCTCAAGAAGAGAGTGCAGTCGTATTTTTACAACAATAAATCGCACTCCCCAAAAGTGAAGAAGCTGGTTCAGCATATCAAAGACCTGGAGCATATCGTCACCGACACGGAGTTTGAGGCGTTCATGCTGGAATGCAGGCTCATTCAGGACTTAAAGCCGATGTATAACCGCAAGATGAAAAATCCGCTAGGTTATAGTTATATCGTATTGCGGCAAAAGCGAGATTGGCGATGGCTGGAAATTACAGATACACTGGATGAAGGTGGTCACGACTGCTCTCGTTTTTTCGGCCCCTATACAGCCAGCAGACATAGTCTTGAACATGCAGTGCAAAAGGTTAAGGAATGCTGTAAAATCGCCTGTAATCATACACCTGCCGCTTCTTCGGCAAATACTCCCTGCTTAAATTATTCGATTGGCCTCTGTCTTGGTAAGTGTCTTGGCGGCGAAACCGGGCGGCAATTTGATGAAATCATGGATCGATTCATTGCTCTGCTTCAGGGGGACGACCGAAGTTTATATGATGAAATGGAGCGCAACATGCTCGACGCCGCAGAGCGTTTCGATTTTGAGCAGGCTGCAAAATACAGGGACGGCATGGAGGCGGTGAACTTTCTCTTAAGTAAACGGCATGTGATCGAGTTCGCTGAAGAGAATCACAGCATCGTTGTCTACGAGTATCTAGACGAAGATACGATCAAGTTATTTCTGATTAAGGGGAACGTTGTGCTGCACAGCGAGCGATGCTCTGTGGCTACCACAGTGGACATGGAATCGTTGAGGCAGAGGGTCAAAGCCTTGATTCTCAGCTATTTCACGAGGGATATGGAATGCGATGCTACCGAGGTTACCCGGGAAGATATCGATGCTGCACAAATCATCTACAGCTATTTGCAGAGCAGTGCCTGCAGCTATCTTGTTCTTCAGGATTCATGGATCGAAGAGGGTGGGGAGCCTGATATGGAGGCTGCACTGCGGAATTTTTTGAATAACTATGTTGTGTCATCTTAA